In the genome of Acidovorax sp. 69, the window ATTTTTGGGGGATGCGGTGTATCGGTATGCGCGGGGAAATTTGAGCTAGATGGGTGGGCTGCGGGACGGGCTAGCCGCCCCTACTTTGCGGAGCCGATCTCGTCCCGCGAGCTTGACCGGAGGACAACGTTGCACCCATTGCTGCAGGCGATGTCGGCCCCCTGAATTCATGGCCTGGGCTACGCAGCGGTCATTCATGCGCTAGTGACTCCTCGGACCCCGTGGCCCGCTTCAAAGCACTGCTGACCTTGCCAGCCAGCCGGTATGGTCATGACGCCTGAACGTCCGCTGACCTCGGCCAATTTGGCGTGAACTTACCTGCGGCTCAATGAACCCGCAGCACCTCAAACTGCTGCCGGATTGGAGCGACCTGTATCGACACCTCATCACCCTCGCATTTACCCAGAATGGCCCTGCCCAAAGGAGCTTCGCTGCTGATGACTTGAACGAGCTGAGCGCCGCTGACCAACTTCATGCTGCCACCATCCGGGCCGAGGAAGAGCTGGTGCTGCTTGTCGTCGGAATCGATCAGGCAGACCAGCGCGCCGAGCTGAATACCTTGACTGGCGTCGTAGGGGCGCGGGCGGAATTGGCGCCAATGGGCCATCGCCTGGCGGATGGCTTCGGCGCGCCGAGCTTGGCCGGTGGCCAGGTAGGCGGCTTCGAGTCCCAATGTGTCGTATTTGTTTTCTGCGATGTTTTCTTCGTGGGTCGCCGTTTCATGGGCCGCCCGCACTGCCTGTTCGGCTTGCAGAAGGTCTTCGGCGAGCCGTTCCAGCACCTGCTGCTGCAACAAGAATTTATCCATGATGAAAGGTCGGCATCTCGAACAAGCGAGGGGGTAGGTCTTGATTGCGAAGGGCTCCACCAGCCTTCGACGCTTCTGTTGGCTGCCGCTTAACTTCAGCGATGGGCGCTGTCCTGTCGCCCATGTCGGTGCTTCGAACGGCAGGGGCCGGCGGATAGTACCCCTTTGCTCGAGCGAAGCGAGTGTCAGCAACCAGCCTGGAGCAGCCGCTGACAAGTCAGCCGACTTAAACTAACTCATTGTCAATTAGATTAGTCATTCAGAATTCTCTGGGCAAGCTCCAAGGCGTCCTTGGGGCTCAGCCAGTCAGGGCGTGTGCGGCCCTTTGCAGTGTCACAACTAAGCACTGCATCGATCATCTGTCCGGGAATGCCGGTGAGACCAACTCGCGCACCCACAAGCCCTCCGACGATGCAGGCATTCGTATCTGTATCGCCTCCATACCCTAGGACATTTTGCAGTGCATCGAAAAACGGGGTACCGCGCAGCATGTGATGAAAAGCATGGACAAAGGCGATACGCACAAACCCCATGCTGGGTTGTCCGTCTGGCAACTTGCCATTTGAGGCGTCTTCAAGCCATCCGTACACTTCCGCGGAGTCGCTTTTTGGGGCAAGTGAGAGTGCCCAGTTCGCCAGTTCAAACGCACCCATGCTGTCATCGGGATGGAGTAGCAAATGCCGGATGGCAACAACGTAGGCGGCGCCGGCCCACAGGCAGCTTGGATTCGGATGAGTGAGGCGTGTATCGCCGCACGCAGCTCTCACCGCATCTTCAGGTGACACTCCTGTAGACCAGATGCCCAGCGCACTGGCTCTCATCAGAGCTCCATTCGCCTTGGAGCCCATGTTGTAAATCGCCGCTCTGCTGGAAACGGCATCGGCTATGGCCTCACCGACTTCGATCGGTCCGCCGAGTGCAGCATAAGTAGCCT includes:
- a CDS encoding GreA/GreB family elongation factor, coding for MDKFLLQQQVLERLAEDLLQAEQAVRAAHETATHEENIAENKYDTLGLEAAYLATGQARRAEAIRQAMAHWRQFRPRPYDASQGIQLGALVCLIDSDDKQHQLFLGPDGGSMKLVSGAQLVQVISSEAPLGRAILGKCEGDEVSIQVAPIRQQFEVLRVH
- a CDS encoding ADP-ribosylglycohydrolase family protein; the protein is MNSIRNLAQGCLLGALVGDAAGSRLEFLGRKPTQADVAEALAMKGGGVFGLAPGQITDDGEMTLSLARSLAGSLQFPREKVAANYRAWVASKPFDMGQATYAALGGPIEVGEAIADAVSSRAAIYNMGSKANGALMRASALGIWSTGVSPEDAVRAACGDTRLTHPNPSCLWAGAAYVVAIRHLLLHPDDSMGAFELANWALSLAPKSDSAEVYGWLEDASNGKLPDGQPSMGFVRIAFVHAFHHMLRGTPFFDALQNVLGYGGDTDTNACIVGGLVGARVGLTGIPGQMIDAVLSCDTAKGRTRPDWLSPKDALELAQRILND